The Danio rerio strain Tuebingen ecotype United States chromosome 10, GRCz12tu, whole genome shotgun sequence genome contains a region encoding:
- the LOC100535592 gene encoding uncharacterized protein, with protein MYFSDEELDLSLEETVEVKLKTLETFAIEEISKLQEDTRVLQEAAEKAMEGDVAALKADLASLKTLVADQEQQLQELRERLERNIGPEVLDMPSTSGDDNSAQKRKREEEELDVHLTEFWPENPDPDDIMTPRQQAFFNFMMDHLTVVDPSNLDSHLEDLKADGVTRGVWTADFVPDSYLRKKMKTYIKERHTKIFEKRERMRLQKLVKKQV; from the exons ATGTACTTCTCCGATGAAGAGCTGGACCTTTCCCTGGAGGAAACAGTGGAAGTCAAACTGAAGACGTTGGAAACCTTTGCCATCGAGGAGATCTCCAAGCTACAGGAGGACACCAGGGTCCTCCAGGAAGCAGCAGAGAAAGCAATGGAGGGAGACGTGGCTGCCTTGAAGGCAGACCTGGCCTCGCTTAAAACGCTTGTTGCGGACCAAGAGCAACAGCTGCAGGAACTGAGGGAGAGGCTGGAAAGGAACATTGGGCCTGAAGTCCTAGACATGCCCTCAACTTCGGGAGATGACAACAGCGCGCAgaaaaggaaaagagaagaggaaGAGCTTGACGTCCACTTGACGGAGTTTTGGCCCGAGAACCCCGATCCTGATGACATAATGACGCCGAGACAACAGGCGTTTTTCAACTTCATGATGGATCATCTGACAGTTGTTG ACCCAAGTAACCTGGACAGTCACTTAGAAGATTTGAAGGCGGATGGAGTTACACGGGGAGTGTGGACAGCGGACTTTGTGCCAGACAGCTACCTGAGGAAGAAAATGAAGACGTACATTAAAGAAAGGCACACCAAAATTTTTGAAAAGAGGGAACGCATGAGACTGCAAAAGTTAGttaaaaaacaagtttag
- the LOC100535622 gene encoding uncharacterized protein, with the protein MKATPLLPLTSCCQSFCYSTNNFIIGGSSTIKKMTSSSQSDFDLIATQEINVIMNRIETFLVCQIDELRQSQKTLREATEALTKDLPAVQRELSVLKYTIKDQGRDLEQLKLATEATDRPNNSTKDNSAYKRYTGSANGDSDRENKRPADDRPDDSTERSIDYDANEDSSDSDSSASDSSASDESATEESENSDVVVVEPADAQTKKDEEELDDLLKKFWPQKKNCREKLDERQQAFFSLMATELNIKDRTNIKMNAMRIIQQGIRKGVWQKSWKPPGIKHSFEEYIVEKIKTYIKKTRKSDT; encoded by the exons ATGAAAGCCACGCCTCTTTTGCCTCTGACGTCGTGCTGTCAATCATTCTGCTATTCGACGAACAACTTTATCATCGGCGGATCAAG CACCATAAAAAAGATGACCAGCTCAAGTCAAAGTGACTTTGACCTCATTGCCACGCAAGAGATCAACGTTATCATGAATAGGATTGAAACATTTCTTGTGTGCCAAATTGACGAGTTACGTCAATCGCAAAAAACCCTCAGAGAAGCAACTGAGGCCTTGACAAAAGACCTACCCGCTGTCCAGAGAGAGCTGTCTGTCCTCAAATATACTATCAAAGACCAGGGGAGGGACTTGGAGCAACTCAAGCTAGCGACAGAGGCAACCGACAGACCCAACAACAGCACCAAGGACAACAGTGCCTACAAAAGATATACTGGAAGCGCCAACGGCGACAGcgacagagaaaataaaagaccCGCCGATGATAGACCCGACGACAGCACCGAAAGATCCATCGACTATGACGCCAAcgaagacagcagtgacagcgACAGCAGTGCCAGCGACAGCAGTGCCAGCGACGAAAGCGCCACTGAAGAGAGCGAGAACAGCGACGTTGTAGTCGTGGAGCCAGCAGATGCCCAAACTAAGAAGGATGAGGAGGAGCTGGACGATCTCCTTAAGAAATTCtggccacaaaaaaaaaactgcagggaAAAATTAGATGAAAGGCAACAGGCCTTTTTTTCCTTAATGGCGACGGAGCTGAACATTAAAG ATAGGACCAACATCAAAATGAATGCGATGAGAATAATCCAACAGGGTATTCGAAAAGGCGTGTGGCAAAAGAGCTGGAAACCTCCTGGAATAAAACACAGTTTTGAGGAATACATAGTGGAAAAAAtcaaaacatatattaaaaaaacccGCAAGAGTGACACTTGA
- the LOC141376276 gene encoding uncharacterized protein, giving the protein MPHTPTHLQDENVPELKRSRLSKGKSPDHNRAKEMPHAPPHLQDENVPEIQRSGPSDGPPRHPGEVTERRDENMPQPYTIVTKQTAAERERETDGPPRHPGEVTERRDENMPQPYTIVTKQTAAERERETDGPPRHPGEVTERRDENMPQPYTIVTKQTAAERERETDGPPRHPGEVTERRDENMPQPYTIVTKQTAAERERETDGPPRHPGEVTERRDENMPQPYTIVTKQTAAERERETDGPPRHPGEVTERRDENMPQPYTIVTKQTAAERERETDGPPRHPGEVTERRDENMPQPYTIVTKQTAAERERETDGPPRHPGEVTERRDENMPQPYTIVTKQTAAERERETSSDDSDVTVTREPTPERDPCVPELIRTESVILTMEILERGTEESNTGHEMSEDDCNRSGQDVSSEKDPGSSVPGKKFRRWWKS; this is encoded by the exons ATGCCACACACCCCCACCCATTTGCAAGACGAAAATGTGCCGGAGCTGAAAAGAAGCAGGTTAagt AAAGGAAAGTCTCCCGATCACAACAGAGCTAAAGAGATGCCACACGCCCCCCCCCATTTGCAAGATGAAAATGTGCCGGAGATCCAAAGAAGCGGACCAAGT GACGGCCCGCCAAGGCATCCTGGTGAGGTCACAGAGAGAAGAGATGAAAACATGCCACAGCCATATACAATCGTGACAAAACAGACAGcggctgaaagagagagagagaca GACGGCCCGCCAAGGCATCCTGGTGAGGTCACAGAGAGAAGAGATGAAAACATGCCACAGCCATATACAATCGTGACAAAACAGACAGcggctgaaagagagagagagacg GACGGCCCGCCAAGGCATCCTGGTGAGGTCACAGAGAGAAGAGATGAAAACATGCCACAGCCATATACAATCGTGACAAAACAGACAGcggctgaaagagagagagagacg GACGGCCCGCCAAGGCATCCTGGTGAGGTCACAGAGAGAAGAGATGAAAACATGCCACAGCCATATACAATCGTGACAAAACAGACAGcggctgaaagagagagagagacg GACGGCCCGCCAAGGCATCCTGGTGAGGTCACAGAGAGAAGAGATGAAAACATGCCACAGCCATATACAATCGTGACAAAACAGACAGcggctgaaagagagagagagacg GACGGCCCGCCAAGGCATCCTGGTGAGGTCACAGAGAGAAGAGATGAAAACATGCCACAGCCATATACAATCGTGACAAAACAGACAGcggctgaaagagagagagagacg GACGGCCCGCCAAGGCATCCTGGTGAGGTCACAGAGAGAAGAGATGAAAACATGCCACAGCCATATACAATCGTGACAAAACAGACAGcggctgaaagagagagagagacg GACGGCCCGCCAAGGCATCCTGGTGAGGTCACAGAGAGAAGAGATGAAAACATGCCACAGCCATATACAATCGTGACAAAACAGACAGcggctgaaagagagagagagacg TCTTCCGATGACAGCGACGTCACCGTGACGAGAGAACCCACTCCAGAAAGAGACCCTTGCGTTCCTGAGCTGATAAGAACTGAAAGTGTGATC CTTACGATGGAAATCCTTGAACGTGGTACAGAGGAGTCTAACACGGGTCACGAGATGAGTGAGGATGACTGTAACCGTTCTGGCCAGGATGTCAGTAGTGAAAAG GACCCCGGCAGTAGTGTTCCCGGGAAAAAATTCAGGCGATGGTGGAAATCCTGA